One part of the Paenibacillus silvisoli genome encodes these proteins:
- a CDS encoding prepilin-type N-terminal cleavage/methylation domain-containing protein translates to MKLSKLEFQNRQEPKGERGFTLVEILASLVVIAVAGLAMTAFFVNALSYAKGNQNKTVMINLARNTLFYMQKESDFKEMTDFFKGVQPIGSNDSPTIDTSGCQTASSCEYTELVADPQTLYYILNPIVNNIPYEITISYQDNLFKKLDSDGGTEDNGRIGEYLLPIKVEVREADTADDAASSSKREMTEVEGYITDESIR, encoded by the coding sequence TTGAAATTATCTAAGCTCGAATTTCAGAACCGGCAGGAGCCGAAAGGCGAACGCGGTTTTACGCTTGTCGAAATATTAGCCAGCCTTGTTGTGATCGCCGTTGCCGGTCTTGCGATGACGGCTTTTTTTGTCAATGCGCTTTCCTATGCGAAAGGGAACCAGAATAAGACGGTCATGATCAACTTGGCGCGCAACACGCTGTTTTATATGCAGAAGGAGTCCGATTTCAAAGAGATGACCGATTTTTTCAAAGGCGTACAGCCTATTGGCTCCAACGATAGTCCAACAATTGATACTAGCGGCTGCCAAACGGCCAGCTCCTGCGAATATACCGAGCTAGTAGCCGACCCGCAGACCTTATACTATATATTAAATCCAATCGTTAACAATATCCCGTACGAGATTACGATCAGTTATCAGGATAACTTGTTCAAGAAGCTCGATTCGGACGGCGGCACGGAAGACAACGGCAGAATCGGCGAATACTTGCTCCCGATCAAAGTGGAAGTCCGAGAAGCCGATACGGCAGACGATGCCGCAAGTTCAAGCAAACGGGAGATGACCGAAGTGGAGGGGTATATCACCGATGAATCGATTCGTTAA
- the thpR gene encoding RNA 2',3'-cyclic phosphodiesterase — translation MMLSSESDSDSFTPASPAAASVRLFAAVAVPASVKQALSAWCGDIKEQLPFRKWVHEQDYHITLQFLGDTPADRVPAIVSALHEAAAAAQPFKLELAPLGVFGRRANPSVLWAGVDGDLKPLRLLQREVSRLLEPLGFVPEDRPYAPHLTLARNYAGAAAAPFERSQLDRFTVPASVSVPWTVNAITLYVSRLQQRPMYEILAAAEFPS, via the coding sequence ATGATGCTATCATCCGAATCTGACTCCGACTCGTTTACTCCTGCTTCGCCGGCTGCCGCTTCCGTTCGGCTGTTCGCCGCTGTGGCCGTGCCCGCTTCCGTTAAGCAGGCGCTGTCCGCTTGGTGCGGCGATATCAAGGAGCAGCTGCCGTTTCGCAAATGGGTGCACGAGCAGGACTATCACATTACGCTGCAATTTCTCGGCGATACCCCTGCCGATCGGGTTCCCGCCATCGTCTCGGCCCTTCATGAAGCTGCGGCAGCGGCACAGCCTTTCAAGCTTGAACTCGCGCCGCTCGGTGTCTTCGGGCGCCGTGCGAATCCCTCCGTTCTATGGGCGGGAGTCGACGGGGATCTGAAGCCGTTGCGGCTGCTCCAGCGCGAGGTTTCGCGATTGCTCGAACCGCTCGGCTTCGTGCCGGAGGATCGCCCCTACGCTCCGCATCTTACGCTAGCTCGCAATTACGCGGGGGCTGCTGCTGCTCCGTTTGAGCGCTCGCAGCTTGACCGGTTCACGGTGCCCGCTTCCGTATCGGTACCGTGGACCGTCAATGCCATCACGCTTTATGTAAGCAGACTGCAGCAGCGTCCGATGTACGAGATACTCGCAGCTGCCGAATTCCCCAGCTGA
- a CDS encoding spermidine synthase has product MMQQILFREAGEQNEIIVYDTDEYGGSRGRFRILQFSDQAMQGAMDLEQPERILFEYPQAMLHLMASGDGGSAGSVFLIGHGIGTIARHCAGRRVKVAELDAQVVELSNKFFGYCGPDVVVGDGRALLAEEAAGSYDFILLDAFSDKGTPRHLTSRGFFELAASKLEDTGTILVNLMGKSENDAHIAAIHTTLRQAFPNVKAFALPAAHAADRRNYILAGSFVAIPYQTKKMAGFTEIELGHGYIIEDF; this is encoded by the coding sequence ATGATGCAGCAAATTCTATTCCGGGAAGCCGGTGAGCAAAATGAAATTATCGTCTACGATACCGATGAATACGGCGGCAGCCGCGGACGTTTTCGCATCCTTCAGTTTTCGGATCAGGCGATGCAAGGCGCGATGGACCTGGAGCAGCCGGAGCGGATCCTGTTCGAGTATCCGCAGGCGATGCTGCATCTGATGGCATCCGGCGACGGCGGTTCTGCGGGCAGCGTGTTTCTCATCGGTCACGGTATCGGAACGATAGCGCGGCACTGCGCGGGAAGACGGGTCAAGGTCGCAGAGCTGGATGCGCAGGTGGTGGAGCTGAGCAATAAGTTTTTCGGCTATTGCGGTCCCGATGTTGTGGTCGGAGATGGCCGTGCGCTGCTCGCTGAGGAAGCCGCGGGCTCCTATGATTTTATTCTGCTCGATGCCTTCTCCGACAAAGGAACGCCACGGCATTTGACGTCGAGAGGCTTCTTCGAGCTGGCCGCTTCCAAGCTCGAGGATACTGGCACGATTCTCGTCAATCTCATGGGCAAAAGCGAGAACGATGCGCATATCGCTGCGATCCATACGACGCTTCGGCAGGCGTTTCCGAACGTGAAAGCTTTTGCCTTGCCGGCGGCTCATGCGGCTGACAGAAGGAACTATATTCTCGCAGGCAGTTTCGTTGCGATCCCTTACCAAACGAAGAAAATGGCCGGGTTTACGGAAATTGAATTGGGGCATGGCTATATCATTGAGGACTTTTGA